The DNA window GATAGCTGCCCTGAGGCTGCACGGCCCCTATCTGGCCATCGCCACCCTGGGGTTGGCCATCGTCTTCCAGCCCATCCTGAAGCTGGAGGAGCTGAGGGAGTGGACGGGCGGCCGCACCGGCATAAACATGTTCGCCAGGACCTTCGTGCCCTTCTCCGACTGGGACTGGCTGACGGAGACGCGGTGGTACTACTACCTGACGCTGTTGCTGCTGGTAGGGCTGGTGCTCCTCTCCCACAACCTCCTCCAGTCGAGCATGGGCAGGGCCTTCAAGGCGGTGCGGGACGACGAGACAGCGGCGGCGGCCATCGGCGTGAACGTCGCCGCCGTGAAGCTCTCCGCCTTCGTCCTCAGTGCCATCTATGCCGCCATCGGCGGCATGCTCCTCTTCCTTCTGAGCAACCGCTTCCTGTCCGCCGACAACTTCACCCTGCTCATGAGCATCGAGCTGGTGATGGTGCTGATCCTGGGAGGCATGACCTCCCTGAAGGGCGCATTCCTGGGGGCGTTCCTGCTGGTGTTCGTCTACAGGGAGGGCCTGGAGACGGTGGCCCGCCAGACCGAGCAGGGAATAGATACGTGGCTGCTGCTGCTCGGCAGCCTGGTGGGATGTTTCCTGCTGCTGGGCCAACCAGTGGTGAAGCAGGCCCTGGCCCGCTACCTGAACTTCAACCGGCTGACATCCACCTATGGCCCTGCGCTCCTGTGCCTGGCCGGCGCCGTGGGCATCGGAGTGGGATTCACTGCTCTGGTGCGTCTGGTGGCCGAGCACGTGGAGCTGACAGCCCT is part of the Dehalococcoidia bacterium genome and encodes:
- a CDS encoding branched-chain amino acid ABC transporter permease, whose product is MNALRVATPKPLEIATVIFLAVFVALLSSSAWGFAIGAIAGLGGLALHRLLQGRNLVPDWAWYLMWLGLAAGMPFIVSGEYRLAQLATMGYLAIILLGLVALGQAGQLSVGHSAFVGIGAYAAAVAVREWDVPFIVAALFAMAFSAIIGLLTGIAALRLHGPYLAIATLGLAIVFQPILKLEELREWTGGRTGINMFARTFVPFSDWDWLTETRWYYYLTLLLLVGLVLLSHNLLQSSMGRAFKAVRDDETAAAAIGVNVAAVKLSAFVLSAIYAAIGGMLLFLLSNRFLSADNFTLLMSIELVMVLILGGMTSLKGAFLGAFLLVFVYREGLETVARQTEQGIDTWLLLLGSLVGCFLLLGQPVVKQALARYLNFNRLTSTYGPALLCLAGAVGIGVGFTALVRLVAEHVELTALRPTVAGAFLIVAILSVPYGLAGLIDYLGYMTWGQLRGVFVRFLAAEPKEAAVAERRMPPSYVPMPSSGDERA